A window of the Helianthus annuus cultivar XRQ/B chromosome 4, HanXRQr2.0-SUNRISE, whole genome shotgun sequence genome harbors these coding sequences:
- the LOC110923320 gene encoding glutathione S-transferase zeta class has product MSKLQLYSFFMSSASFRVRIALNLKGLDYEYKAVNLFKNEQTRPEYLKINPIGYAPALVDGGIVLADSFAIILYLEEKYPQHPLLPRDLVKKAINYQAANIVSSSIQPLLMHYIGANIGEDEKIQSIHKHVAKGFAALEILLKDHAGKYAIGDEIYLTDVFLAPQIIGLSERFNFDMSDYPLLSRLREAYMQVPAIQKALPENQPDFPSIEGKI; this is encoded by the exons ATG AGTAAGCTACAACtatattctttcttcatgagcagTGCCTCTTTTCGTGTTCGTATTGCTCTCAATTTGAAAG GACTTGATTATGAATACAAGGCCGTTAATCTGTTCAAAAATGAGCAAACTCGTCCTG AATATTTAAAGATCAATCCTATTGGGTATGCGCCTGCCCTTGTGGATGGTGGCATAGTACTTGCTGATTCTTTTGCAATCATATTG TACCTTGAAGAGAAGTACCCTCAGCATCCATTGTTACCTCGTGACCTTGTGAAAAAAGCAATAAATTATCAG GCTGCAAATATCGTTTCTTCGAGCATACAACCTCTTCTTATG CACTACATTGGAGCAAATATTGGTGAAGATGAAAAAATTCAAAGTATTCATAAGCATGTTGCAAAAGGCTTTGCTG CCTTGGAAATCTTACTAAAAGATCACGCTGGAAAGTACGCAATTGGAGATGAAATTTACTTG ACTGATGTGTTTCTTGCTCCACAAATCATTGGTTTATCAGAGAGATTCAACTTTGACATG AGTGACTACCCTCTACTATCCAGGTTGAGGGAGGCATACATGCAGGTACCTGCCATTCAAAAGGCCCTACCTGAAAACCAGCCAGATTTTCCATCAATTGAGGGAAAAATCTAA